atagcaAGAAGGTTGCAGAAAATTTACAGAATGGAACCAGCTGGCAGCCATGGTGTGTGGAGCCTCGATGATTACCAGTTCATTCCCTTCATTTGGGGCAGCTCCCAACTTATTGATCAGCCGAGGATATATCCTCCCGCCAAGTTCTTGGAAGATGACATTATTGATAAATATCACAATGACTATATGTTTATATCTTGCATTAAACATATTAAAGAGGTGAAAAAAGGTCCGTTTGCAGAGCATTCTAACCAATTGTGGAGTATCAGTGCAGTCGGTTCATGGAGCAAAATTAATCAAGGTCTCATTAAGATGTATAAAAAAGAGGTTTTAGCCAAATTCCCAGTCATTCAACATGTGATGTTTGGCTCTTTGCTTCCCATCAGGAGATTCTCTCTCAACCACTAATTGGAGTAAAGGTAAACTTATCATGGCCAATATAATGCACTGCTGGTGGTGAGAGATGGATATTGAGATTGACCAGTCCCAACAAGAGAGGAAGGGGGAAAATGAAGTGAATTATTTCAGTAATTATTGTGTTCCTCTATTTCTGTATCCAATGATATTAACCTTATATATTTACTGCCTTATTTATGAATGAAGTTTGTcttatttatgaatgaatattgTATATTTGGAACAAAATTCAGTATTATGAGTTGTGCAATTTGTAACGAGTCTCTGTCACTAAAATAATTACCTTATAATTGTATTTGTTGTAATGTAGTATGATATAGTAATTGGTGGCCAAATGGGCGGGTGAGCGCACGCTAGATAACGTCTGCGCGGCGGATTGACGTCACGTGTCTTATCAGATAATGACTTGTTATTTGGTTGTCTTCCTTATTTCATGTTGTTATCTGTATTCTcatttaagtagtttttaatttcagtACTAAAATATACGTTTCTAAGTACCTAATCTGTATTTTATGTGAATGAGAACAAGTACTTATCTACTTACTCATGTATCTGTAGGTAACAGTTTTGTGTGAATGTTATATAATTGTTCCAACAGTCATACATTATGTACTGGCTAGCATTGTGTACTTTGCCCCTCCAgctttatcattataattatcatttacGTACATTTACTACGCTATTGTTTCCgatataatacttaattatgctattttgtgatatattttaattggtaGGAGTCTGTCGTTAATTTTTAGCATTTAACCACGATGTCTTGTCACTTGTTACTAATAAATATCTTCTAataaataacgattttgtttatCTGATATGTAATCTAgaatcagttttatttttcagtagcTGTGTTACAAGATTAGGACAGGATGATTAGGGTTTACAACAAAAAGATGCGTGGAATTCTACagctgttatttaatttattttttaaacaatattaacgTAATAGTTATCAAGTATTCACATAAATTAACACAGCCATACACTTTACAACACAACAATAAACATTCTCTAAATAGTTACATAGAGACATCTATGTACTCAGTTAGAAAGTAATTTGCAcagaatataatacaaaacaaaatgcagaattattttgaatgtattcacaatattatataacaataattacaagGTATTATCAAAAACCTTCGTCTATCAAATGTCGATGATATTACATACCGAAATTGATAGATAACTTTATATAAACAGATAAGGTATCGCATCGCCTACCTCATCGTAGGGCGAACTATCATTTTCAGACCATGTTATAACATATTTGCATGTTGGAATATAATGAAAAGTACGAGTCATGGCCGCTACGATTTTATACTACTTCAATTACTATCTTGTTACCTAGGCAAGTAATCGTAgctcaaaatattaattaatactataaaattaaaatacagtagCTTTTATATAGGTAATCTTCAACATCGAGTTAGAGAAATAATCAAAGAATGTGCTTCaaacatttcattcattttagCAGTCCTTTACAAAACTCACCCTACACTACACATCGCACAATATATCTCTGATTTCAACTACAAATGAGTTGAAATTACCTACATGgctaaaattaaataggtacctacaagtATACGAGTTATAGACTGTACTTAGTGCTCATTGGATTTCGGTAATATGGCGAGATCTTCCTTGGGTTTGTGGTTGAAGTGGTTGTTGTACAGCGTGTAGACCATGCCGGCGCACAGTGCGCCGACGGCTGTGCCTTGGGCGATCACACGGAACTGCATTAGGAAGACGCTGGTGCTCATCTTGCCGCGGTTCTTGTATGCCCACCCGCCGTAGCCGACGGCTCCCGCGCAACCCGCGATGGCTGTGGAAGAAAGAGAGCGAGAATTAGTGACTTTATATAACTCTTTAGTTTGGTTGTTTCATTTGTTTGAATTGTTTTGGTTGAATGCTTTATCATTGTGTAGCATAGGTATGTAGCAATGACGTAACAGCAGCCTCTACATTTGTTACGGATTTCAAGAGACCAACC
The genomic region above belongs to Spodoptera frugiperda isolate SF20-4 chromosome 12, AGI-APGP_CSIRO_Sfru_2.0, whole genome shotgun sequence and contains:
- the LOC118262216 gene encoding HIG1 domain family member 1A, mitochondrial, which translates into the protein MAQEKPVFDYHEESQSEKLVRKSKESPFMVLAIAGCAGAVGYGGWAYKNRGKMSTSVFLMQFRVIAQGTAVGALCAGMVYTLYNNHFNHKPKEDLAILPKSNEH